One genomic window of Meleagris gallopavo isolate NT-WF06-2002-E0010 breed Aviagen turkey brand Nicholas breeding stock chromosome 22, Turkey_5.1, whole genome shotgun sequence includes the following:
- the SNTA1 gene encoding alpha-1-syntrophin, with protein sequence MPILISKIFKGLAADQTEALYVGDAILSVNGTDLSEATHDEAVQALKKTGKEVVLEGKGQRGALLMYGLWVPSCPPLPGSALPRTSI encoded by the coding sequence ATGCCCATCCTCATCTCCAAGATCTTCAAGGGACTGGCAGCAGATCAGACCGAGGCGCTGTACGTGGGAGATGCCATCCTGTCTGTGAATGGCACCGACCTGTCCGAGGCCACACACGACGAGGCGGTGCAGGCACTGAAGAAGACGGGCAAAGAGGTGGTGCTGGAAGGTAAGGGGCAGCGGGGTGCCCTGCTTATGTACGGCCTGTGGGTACCCTCATGTCCTCCGCTCCCGGGCTCTGCTCTTCCCAGAACTTCCATTTAA